Proteins encoded in a region of the Penaeus vannamei isolate JL-2024 chromosome 30, ASM4276789v1, whole genome shotgun sequence genome:
- the LOC113809047 gene encoding uncharacterized protein isoform X2: protein MTEGGARETTDEKDIEEDVTFTETSEPTTADPVARVRAREESGVEGASAFGYTTLAEGERFESLNARRKAHLLDRCQALRQDQRMPRARVNRIVAIKPILQVCVSPKSGSSSWRKLKRKLRSKARSRRSSSSRRPVNALSVRHPLTRLKSAYRDKFLDGIPISNYDSAWRAKTQSNQSWKYRWEAYWLPALISRGDIPPSSWLRARRMEMLTVSNPCTQTMFSNHGLSKRMGVEYRSQMSTLLQRFRKASFSFEDFLRHILWSRDHGILDYHWAPQTCLCDACARQYDFILHTESVSQESKYMFADAGVRRSIYINTQHSTRKIAKGSGASYFDRVDNNTLWEILQLYKNDFDLFGYEF, encoded by the exons ATGACCGAAGGGGGCGCAAGAGAAACTACGGACGAAAAGGACATAGAGGAAGATGTAACATTTACCGAGACAAGCGAACCGACAACGGCCGATCCCGTGGCGCGAGTGAGGGCACGGGAGGAGAGCGGCGTCGAGGGCGCTTCCGCCTTCGGGTACACGACCCTCGCGGAAGGGGAGAGGTTCGAGTCCCTGAACGCGAGGCGGAAGGCACACCTGCTGGACAGATGCCAAGCCCTGAGGCAGGACCAGAGGATGCCCCGCGCGAGAGTGAACAGGATTGTGGCGATTAAACCGATCCTGCAGGTGTGCGTTTCGCCGAAG agcGGCTCCTCATCGTGGCGGAAACTGAAGAGGAAACTCAGGTCGAAGGCGCGGTCGAGGAGGTCCTCCTCTTCGCGACGCCCCGTGAATGCCCTCAGCGTCAGGCATCCGCTGACTCGTCTCAAGTCGGCCTACAG AGACAAGTTTCTCGACGGCATCCCCATATCCAACTACGACTCGGCCTGGAGAGCGAAGACGCAGAGCAACCAGAGCTGGAAGTACCGCTGGGAGGCGTACTGGCTGCCTGCGCTCATCTCCCGCGGCGACATCCCGCCCTCCTCTTGGCTGAGGGCGCGCCGGATGGAGATGCTGACAGTCTCCAACCCTTGCACGCAGACGATGTTCTCGAACCACGGCCTCTCCAAAAGAATGGGCGTGGAGTACCGATCTCAAATGAGCACCCTCCTTCAGCGCTTCAGGAAGGCCTCCTTCAGCTTCGAGGACTTCCTGCGTCACATCCTCTGGAGTCGAGACCACGGGATCTTGGACTACCACTGGGCGCCCCAGACGTGCCTGTGTGACGCGTGCGCCAGACAGTATGATTTTATTCTTCACACGGAGAGCGTTTCGCAAGAGTCGAAATATATGTTTGCCGACGCGGGAGTGAGACGGAGCATATATATCAACACTCAGCACAGCACCAGGAAAATCGCCAAGGGATCTGGAGCCTCCTATTTTGACAGAGTCGACAATAATACACTGTGGGAAATACTTCAGCTCTACAAGAACGACTTCGATCTGTTTGGCTATGAGTTCTGA
- the LOC113809047 gene encoding uncharacterized protein isoform X1, with the protein MTSTYSAKRRLVGLFVSAAVLCFFVTQNLRPLEPLVQEDATDVEPEEKAALNVIPGEETTDAMTEGGARETTDEKDIEEDVTFTETSEPTTADPVARVRAREESGVEGASAFGYTTLAEGERFESLNARRKAHLLDRCQALRQDQRMPRARVNRIVAIKPILQVCVSPKSGSSSWRKLKRKLRSKARSRRSSSSRRPVNALSVRHPLTRLKSAYRDKFLDGIPISNYDSAWRAKTQSNQSWKYRWEAYWLPALISRGDIPPSSWLRARRMEMLTVSNPCTQTMFSNHGLSKRMGVEYRSQMSTLLQRFRKASFSFEDFLRHILWSRDHGILDYHWAPQTCLCDACARQYDFILHTESVSQESKYMFADAGVRRSIYINTQHSTRKIAKGSGASYFDRVDNNTLWEILQLYKNDFDLFGYEF; encoded by the exons AATTTGCGGCCGCTCGAACCACTGGTCCAAGAGGACGCAACAGACGTAGAGCCCGAAGAGAAGGCCGCTCTAAACGTAATACCCGGAGAGGAAACAACGGATGCAATGACCGAAGGGGGCGCAAGAGAAACTACGGACGAAAAGGACATAGAGGAAGATGTAACATTTACCGAGACAAGCGAACCGACAACGGCCGATCCCGTGGCGCGAGTGAGGGCACGGGAGGAGAGCGGCGTCGAGGGCGCTTCCGCCTTCGGGTACACGACCCTCGCGGAAGGGGAGAGGTTCGAGTCCCTGAACGCGAGGCGGAAGGCACACCTGCTGGACAGATGCCAAGCCCTGAGGCAGGACCAGAGGATGCCCCGCGCGAGAGTGAACAGGATTGTGGCGATTAAACCGATCCTGCAGGTGTGCGTTTCGCCGAAG agcGGCTCCTCATCGTGGCGGAAACTGAAGAGGAAACTCAGGTCGAAGGCGCGGTCGAGGAGGTCCTCCTCTTCGCGACGCCCCGTGAATGCCCTCAGCGTCAGGCATCCGCTGACTCGTCTCAAGTCGGCCTACAG AGACAAGTTTCTCGACGGCATCCCCATATCCAACTACGACTCGGCCTGGAGAGCGAAGACGCAGAGCAACCAGAGCTGGAAGTACCGCTGGGAGGCGTACTGGCTGCCTGCGCTCATCTCCCGCGGCGACATCCCGCCCTCCTCTTGGCTGAGGGCGCGCCGGATGGAGATGCTGACAGTCTCCAACCCTTGCACGCAGACGATGTTCTCGAACCACGGCCTCTCCAAAAGAATGGGCGTGGAGTACCGATCTCAAATGAGCACCCTCCTTCAGCGCTTCAGGAAGGCCTCCTTCAGCTTCGAGGACTTCCTGCGTCACATCCTCTGGAGTCGAGACCACGGGATCTTGGACTACCACTGGGCGCCCCAGACGTGCCTGTGTGACGCGTGCGCCAGACAGTATGATTTTATTCTTCACACGGAGAGCGTTTCGCAAGAGTCGAAATATATGTTTGCCGACGCGGGAGTGAGACGGAGCATATATATCAACACTCAGCACAGCACCAGGAAAATCGCCAAGGGATCTGGAGCCTCCTATTTTGACAGAGTCGACAATAATACACTGTGGGAAATACTTCAGCTCTACAAGAACGACTTCGATCTGTTTGGCTATGAGTTCTGA